The following is a genomic window from Solanum lycopersicum chromosome 6, SLM_r2.1.
CGATAAAATATCATGTTGGTGCAATAAACACAAGAGTAAAGATGGTTATTAACAATTGATAGAACTAAAAAAAGGTATATGTAACCTCCTAGTACATGGTCAGACAACAAGGTTCTTCTTAGATACAAACATAGTGCCTGTCTTACACACCAACTACATGCACATATTAcatacaagaaaagaaaaagggcAAGAAAttaaatcacccaaaaaaaaatacaaactagCTACCTAGATTTGGTATGCACACACCACCATCTTGATTTTGTTGTTCCTTCCATATCCTTCCAGTAACTCGAAGTTTGAGTTCTTTCCGGTCACCACCAGAAAAGAAGAGTGCCATGTTACGCTGGATAATAAGACCGTCATGACTGTCCCTGACTTTGCGATGACTATCTCGGATACTTCTTGGGGTACCCTCCCATATGAGTTTTCTACCATTTCCTCCTACCTCTAGACTGTAGCTGTAATTACGTGCATCCGTTTCATCACCCATGAATCGTAAAAATGCCATATAAACAGGGGCCACGCCGAGCTGGAAGGCCTCAAAATGGAGGCAGAAATATTGCCCAAAACAATGGAAGACCTGAGGAAGGAGCAACAAAAGTCTGTCGGTTAAAACATACTACGTCAATGAAGTTGCATTGAGAACATACATCAACAAAAGCATGAATGAGATACAAGTATTTCGTAATCCTACAGTCTTGGAAGGAGGGGGAGTGAGCGCGCACATACATACATTGTACAGAATGCATGCTGCAAGTAGATGCCGAGGGACTCGTCAAAAACTCATCACGACATTTCTCATATTAGAATCGGTCAAAGCAAATTGTTCTAGCATCCTTTGACATTATAAGAGGAATTCTTGTTTATAATTTGGAAACAGAAGCTTTTCCAAAACAGATTGAAAATGACAGGACAGAATACAATGGCCATAAGGTGaacttcactttcttcattacaaTAATCTCTGTATATCTATATTATGCTCAAATGGATGCCATCAAAAATAtagattgattaaaaaaatgtagCAAGATTGACCTACTCAGAAAAAAGACATGAACAGAGGacgtgtttttttttctaatccAGGATGTATTATGacaaaacaaaaggaaatagaGAGAACATTTGGACTATGAAATAAAGCAGTTATTTCAAGAACAGAAGGGACGACATAGGATATGTTGGCATCCAACTGTTCCCTTGTCAATAATTCATCCATATACTTGTTGCAAGTTTATTTTATGGCACTGGGGTGGTTACTGTGAACTTAAACAGCAATCACATTAGTCATTAGACagcaacaaacaaaaaaattacttgaTGCCAGCTATCATTTAGATCCAATAATATAAGAAGATGCTGGAGTTACCGTCAACATCCATGTTGCATTTTCTACTTCACGAGGATTAGACTTCACATAACGATGGTTGAACGTGCATCCCGTGTGCATATCCACTTTGTGGTCATCTCTTAAATGTGTAACCAAATAAGGGATGTCCCCGGTCACTGAGCACTCTGACCCAGCATATGGGCAACTGTAAGGTCTAAAATTGCACAATGTTTCATGCTTAAGTTTGCTGTAATATGGGAATATTTCTGGGCACCCcaaagaaaaatatttgcaaGGCAGTTCAAGTGACTCCGCAACCTTCTCTAACGCTAAACACCTTATATCACCAAGCTCTTGTCTGCATGTCGGACATCTATTGTGCACCCTTGTTTTGCAGGTAGAACAAAGTGTGTGCCCATTGTGACACtgcaaaaacaaacaaattttcAACTGACTAATTTAAGCCCATTTAGATGGAGTTAAAATGCAAAGACTACATGAACAATATGAATTAAAGTTTATACATATCGAAGTTTATCAGTTGAACTAGCCAGTTCCACAAAGTATTTTCAACACATCTACAACGAGTTCATGCATCAAGGAAAACAATATGGAAGACATGCATAGATGACTGGAAACTTGGCAAAAGGAGAAAGCAAATATCACCCCTCAGTAGTTATACAACACTGCCTTCTCTTGGCACATACACCTCCTTTCTATCTGATGTAGCTCTAAGTGGCAATATTCTAAGCCTTCATATGGCaatcatataaatatcaaaGCGAAAAGGTAGCACTTAGTATTAGAAGAACAGACAGCTCTCAAATTTAGGCACAGAATATTTCGGGCAAGAAAAGatccattattattattattttgcttttatCTTTGTATTTGGAAGGCCAACCATCTGGTTTTTACAGGAGAATAAATTTACTAGTATTATGTAGAACGCCATGTTCCAAAACAATCACTAGCACATAGATAAGAATGATGATATGAAATTGTGCTCATCCATTTGCTTGTAATGTGTGGTGGAGAATGATGCAGTCAAAAGGAGTCACCTGAAATATATCCCCATGAATGTATCAAATTGACTTAAGTGCTACTcactaaaatgaaaagaaaaggaattgTCCATTTTCTGTTAAGAAGTTCCTAGCTTCTAACGACATAAGGCATTAtccatttttctcctttttgatAGAAAGGTATTAACCAATTCTAAAGAGGACATATCGGATGATTTACCCAAATAAGAAATGTCTACGACTCCCTCTGTTCACTTTCACTTGTCTACTATAGTctatactaatttatttatttttacttttacttgtcaACTTTAGCATATCAAGAGAAAGACAATCTTTTTTTCCTGATTAACCTTACCATTAACCACTAATTTTCCAAATCCTTTTCAAGAT
Proteins encoded in this region:
- the SINA4 gene encoding E3 ubiquitin ligase SINA4 is translated as MEEMEMDSVECVSLMDGVEDEEIQSSIASHQYPLGKPNNILSAGNVPTSVHELLECPVCTNSMYPPIHQCHNGHTLCSTCKTRVHNRCPTCRQELGDIRCLALEKVAESLELPCKYFSLGCPEIFPYYSKLKHETLCNFRPYSCPYAGSECSVTGDIPYLVTHLRDDHKVDMHTGCTFNHRYVKSNPREVENATWMLTVFHCFGQYFCLHFEAFQLGVAPVYMAFLRFMGDETDARNYSYSLEVGGNGRKLIWEGTPRSIRDSHRKVRDSHDGLIIQRNMALFFSGGDRKELKLRVTGRIWKEQQNQDGGVCIPNLGS